CGGCCGAGCCCGAGGTCCGCGCCGAGCCTGAGCTCGTCGAGCCCGAGCGCGTCGAGCCTGCGGAGCCCCCCGTCGAGGAGGCGCCTGCCGAAGAAGCGCCCGCCGAGGAGGCGCTGGAGGCGCGCCCCGAGCCCGAGTCGGCTTCCGCACAGGAGCACGAACCGGCAGTCGAGCCGGCCCCCGAGCCTGTCGTCGAGGAGGCCGACAGGGTCGAGGCGCTCGAGACCCGGGAGGCTTCCGCATCGGCCGAGCCGCTGGAAACCGCCGCCGAGGCCCCGGCCGTTGAGCCCGAGGCGGCCAGCGCGCAGCCTGCTGCCGAGCCCGAGCCCGAGCCCGAGCCCGAGCCCGAGCCCGAGCCCGAGCCCGAGCCCGAGCCCGAGCCCGAGCCCGAGCCCGAGCCCGAGCCCGAGCCCGAGCCCGCGCGCGCTGCGCTGCAGGAGAAGCCCCAGGCCGGCGAGAAGAAGGGCTGGTTCGCGCGTATCAAGGCGGGCCTCGGCAAGACCCGCGCCAACCTCACCGACGGCCTGGCGGACCTGTTCCTCGGTAAGAAGCAGATCGACGACGACCTGATGGAGGACCTCGAGACCCAGCTGCTGCTGGCGGATGTGGGCATCGAGGCCACCACCGAGATCATCGATCGCCTCACCGCGCGGGTCTCCCGCAAGGAGCTCCAGGACAGCGAGGCGCTCTACCGCGCCCTGCAGGAGGAGCTGGCCGCCATGCTGGAGCCGGTCAGCCAGCCGCTGACCCTGCCGCCCAAGGGCGAAGGGCCCTTCGTGATCCTGGTGGTGGGGGTCAATGGCGTCGGCAAGACCACCACCATCGGCAAGCTCACCCAGCGCTTCCAGCGCGAGGGGCGCAGCGTGATGCTGGCTGCCGGCGACACCTTCCGCGCCGCCGCGGTGGAGCAGCTCAAGGTGTGGGGCGAGCGCAACAAGGTGCCGGTGATCGCCCAGCACACCGGGGCCGACAGCGCTTCGGTGATCTTCGACGCCGTGGCTGCCGCCAAGGCCCGCGGCGTCGACGTGCTGATCGCCGACACCGCCGGTCGACTGCACAACAAGGCCCACCTGATGGAGGAGCTCAAGAAGGTGCATCGGGTGATGGGCAAGGTGGACGCCACCGCCCCCCACGAGGTGATGCTGGTGCTCGACGCCGGCACCGGCCAGAACGCCCTCTCCCAGGCCAGCACCTTCAACGAGGCGGTGCCCATCACCGGGGTGACCCTGACCAAGCTCGACGGCACCGCCAAGGGCGGCATCATCTTCGCCCTGGCCAAGCAGCTCGGCACCCCCATCCGCTTCATCGGCGTCGGCGAGTCGCTGGATGACCTGCGGCCCTTCGCGGCCGGCGAGTTCGTCGACGCCCTGTTCGACCGGGACGGGAACGACGCCGCGCAATGATCGTCTTCGAGCACGTGGGCAAGCGCTACGGCGGGCGCTTCGAGGCGCTCGCCAACCTCGATTTCCGCGTGCGCCGCGGCGAGATGGTGTTCCTGACCGGCCACTCCGGGGCCGGCAAGAGCTCCCTGCTGCGGCTGATCATGCGCCTGGAGCGCCCCTCCCGGGGGCGAATCCTGGTGGCGGGCCATGACATCGACCGGCTCCACGCCAGCCAGGTGCCCTTCTACCGGCGCCAGATCGGCGTGGTCTTCCAGGACCACCAGCTGCTCCATGACCGCTCGATCTTCCACAACGTGGCGCTGCCCCTGGAGATCCAGGGCGTGGAGCCCCGGGAGGCGGCGCGGCGGGTGCGGGCGGCGCTGGACAAGGTGGGGCTGCTGCATCGCGAGAAGGCCCTGCCCATCGAGCTCTCCGGCGGCGAGCAGCAGCGGGTGGGCATCGCCCGGGCGGTGGTCAACAAGCCGGCCCTGCTGCTGGCCGACGAGCCCACCGGCAACCTCGACCCCCAGCTCTCCGCCGACATCATGGGGCTCTTCGAGGACTTCAACCGCATCGGCACCACGGTGATGATCGCCAGCCACGACCTGGCGCTGATCGCCCGGCTGCGCCACCGCATCCTGCGCCTGCGCGACGGGCGGCTGGTGGCCGATCAGGAGGCCGCATGAGTCGCCGTCCCGCCCCGCCGCCGCCCCGCGGGGCCCGCACCCACCGCACCCGTTCGTCGAGCCGCCTGCGCGGCTGGCTACGCCACCATCGGGCCATGGCCCTGGACAGCGCCTGGCGGCTGCTGAAGGCGCCCATCGGCAGCCTGGTAACCATGCTGGCCATCGCCATCGCCCTGGTGCTGCCGGCGGCGCTGTGGCTGACCCTGGACGGCGCCCGGCTGCTGGACGCCGAGCTGACCGAGAGCGCCACCCTGACCGTCTACCTGGCCCACCACGTGGACGAGGCCCAGGCCGAGCGGGTCGAGGAGGCGCTGGCGGCCAATGAGGCGATCGGCCGCACCCGGCTGATCACCGCGGCCGAGGGCATGGCGGAGTTCCAGCAGGCGCTGGGGCTGGCCGACGCCCTGGGGCGCCTGGAGGAGAACCCGCTGCCGGCCAGCGTGGTGGTGACCCCGCGGGACCCCTCGCCCGAGGCGGTGCGCGGCCTGGCCGGGGAGCTCGAGGCGATGACGGGGGTCGAGGAGGTGCGCCTGGACCTGGCCTGGATCGAGCGCCTGCGCCACCTGGCCGAGCTGGGGCGCCGCGTCGCCCTGGCGCTGGCAGTGCTGTTCGGCGGCGGGGTGCTGCTGGTGGTGGGCAACACCATCCGCCTGGCGGTGGAGAACCGCCGCAAGGAGATCGAGGTGGTGACCCTGATCGGCGCCACCCACGCCTTCGTGCGCCGGCCCTTCCTCTACAGCGGGGCCTGGTACGGGCTCGGCGGCGGCCTGCTGGCCTGGGGGCTCTTGACGCTCGGCAGCGAATGGCTGGCCGCCCCCGTCTCGGCCCTGGCGGCCAGCTACGGCGCCACGTTCAGCCTGCCGCGGCTGGGCGCCGCCGGTTCCGCGACCCTCGTGGGCTGTAGTATACTATTGGGCTGGTTGGGCGCCTGGATCGCGGTGAGCCGCCATCTTGCCGAGGTGAGGCCGCGCTAGCGGCACGAGGCCCGCGACGAGGCCGCCAGACGCCGGAAACCACGCCCTGGGCGTGGTTCCATGGAACATTACCCTGTTCCTGGCGTCTAACGTAGTTGAACGCCAATGTATTTCTGGGCTGACAAGGAGACATCCTGCACATGAGCACCAGTCTTCTTCCGGTGGGCCATCTCTCCCCGGGGCACGACCTCAACGGCTACCTCCAGGCGATCCGCAGCATCCCGCTGCTGACCGCCGAGGAGGAGAGCGAGCTGGCCTTCCGCCTGCATGACGAAGGCGACCTGGAGGCCGCCCGCCGCCTTGTGCTGTCGCACCTGCGCTTCGTCGTGCATATCGCCCGCAGCTATTCGGGCTATGGCCTGCCCCAGGCGGACCTGATCCAGGAGGGCAACGTCGGCCTGATGAAGGCGGTCAAGCGCTTCGATCCCAACCAGGGCGTGCGCCTGGTCTCCTTCGCGGTGCACTGGATCAAGGCGGAGATCCACGAGTTCGTGCTGCGCAACTGGCGCATCGTGAAGATCGCCACCACCAAGGCCCAGCGCAAGCTGTTCTTCAACCCGCGCAGCGCCAAGAAGCGCCTGGCCTGGCTGAGCGGCGACGAGGTCGACGCCATCGCCAAGGACCTCGACGTCAAGCCCGAGGTGGTGCGCGACATGGAGGGCCGCCTCTCCGCCCACGATGCCGGCTTCGATGCCGCCCCGGGCGAGGACGAGGAGAGCAGCTGGCAGGCGCCGGTGCACTACCTCGAGGATGCCTCCGCCGACCCGGCCGTCCGGCTCGAGGAGAGCGACTGGGAGGACGATGCCACCCACCGTCTGCAGCTGGCCCTGGCCGCCCTGGACGAGCGCTCCCGGGACATCCTGCAGCGCCGCTGGCTGGCCGACGAGAAGGCTACCCTGCACGAGCTGGCCGACGTCTACGGCGTCTCCGCCGAGCGCATCCGCCAGCTCGAGAAGAACGCCATGAAGAAGATCCGCCAGCAGATCGGTGACGCCCTGGCAGCGTAAGCCCGGAAGGCAGCTTCACTTTTCAGTGGTGCCAAACCTAGATAACCCCCGTCGGATGAGAGTCCGGAGGGGGTTATTCATTGACGGGAGAGGGACCGGCTACGCCGGCTGCGGGCTCTCGCGCAGCAGCTGGGCCGAGAGCAGCGCCCACTGTGCCTCCCAGTGCTCGGTGGGGCGGCGCTTGAAGTCGCTTCTCACGTACTGGCTGATGCGCCCCTCGGCGGCGGCCAGCAGCAGGTTGGCGGCGGCGGAGGCGGGCAGGCAGAGGCGGCGCCCCTCGCGCAGCTCCGCCTCGCGCAGCACCTGCTTGAGCTGGGTCTCGAGCCGCTCGAAGAGCTGGTGGATGCGCACCCGCAGGCGTGCGGTCTCGCCGGTGAGCACGCCGCCGTCGAGCAGCCGGGAGAGCCCGGGGTTCTTCTCGGCGAAGGCCAGCAGCAGGGTGAGCAGCGCCCCGCAGCGCGGCAGCGCCTCCGGGCTCTCCTCGAGGATGCGGGTGATGCGCGCGAAGAGCGTCTCCTCGATGAACTCGATGAGCCCCTCGAACATGCGCGCCTTGCTGGGGAAGTGGCGGTAGAGGGCGGCCTCGGAGACGCCGACCTGCTTCGCCAGGGCGGCCACGGTGATGCGCTTGCCGCTGTCCTCCTCCAGCATCAGGGCCAGCGCCTGCAGGATCTGCTCGCGGCGGCTGGGCGTGGGGGTTGCCTGCGTCATAGTGTTCTTTTCTTTTCTGATGGTCGACCCATGCTAGCCGCGGACCCCGCATCGCGCAAAGCGAGACGCCGAGCCCGCGGCCGGCGCGTCACGCGTCCGTGGTGGTGTCGGTGATCAGGGTGCCGACCCCGGCGTTGGTGAAGATCTCCAGCAGGGTGGCGTGGGGCACCCGGCCGTCGATGATATGGGCGCTCTTCACGCCGCCCTTGACCGCCTCCAGGGCGCAGCGGATCTTGGGCAGCATGCCGCCGTGGATGGTGCCGTCACTGATCAGCTCGTCCACCTGGGCGGTGGTCAGCCCGGTGAGCACCTCGCCCTCGGCGTTCATCAGGCCGGCCACGTTGGTCAGCAGCATCAGCTTCTCGGCGCCCAGGGCCTCGGCCACCTTGCCGGCCACCAGGTCGGCGTTGATGTTGTAGCTGTGGCCCTCGGCATCGACGCCGATGGGGGCGATCACCGGGATGAAGTCGCGCTCGGCGAGCATTTCGATCAGGTCGGTGGAGATGTGCTCCACCTCGCCCACGTGGCCGATGTCGATGATCTCGGGCACCGTCATCTCCGGGGTCTGGTGCTCGACCTTGAGCTGGCGGGCGCGGATCTGGCTGCCGTCCTTGCCGGTGAGGCCGATCGCCTTGCCGCCGCACTGGTTGATCAGGTTGACGATGCCCTTGTTGACCAGGCCGCCCAGCACCATCTCCACCACGTCCATGGTCTCGGCGTCGGTGACCCGCATGCCGTTGACGAAGCGCGACTCGATGTTGAGCTTCCTGAGCAGGTCGCCGATCTGCGGGCCGCCGCCGTGGACCACCACCGGGTTGATGCCCACCTCCTTCATCAGCACCATGTTGCGGGCGAAGGAGTCGATCAGGGTGTCCTCGGTCATGGCGTTGCCGCCGTACTTCACCACCACGGTCTTGCCGGTGAAGCGCTGGATATAGGGCAGCGCCTCGGAGAGCACTTCCACTACCAGGCGCGGGTCGCGGGTCTGTTCGGTCATGTCGTTCCCTTCTCTTGCTCGTGCTCTTGCTCTTGGCGGAGCCGCCGCGGGCGCGGCGGCGGTCATCGATCCCGTGGGCTCAGAGCGCCACGTCCAGCTCGGGGGCGACCCTGGCCAGGGCGGCGGCGAACTGCGCCTTGATGCGCTCGAGCGCCGTCTCGCTCTTGCCCTCGAAGCGCAGTACCAGCACCGGAGTGGTGTTGGAGGCGCGGCACAGGCCCCAGCCGTCCGGGTAGTCGACGCGAATGCCGTCCAGGGTGGTCTTCACCCCCTCCTCGCCGAACTCCCCCTCGCGGGCCAGGCGGGCCACCAGGTCGAACTTGGTCTCGTCGGTGGCGGTGATGTTGATCTCCGGGGTGCCGATGTCCTGGGGGTAGCGGTCGAAGAAGGCGTCGGCGTCGAGGTCCTGGCGGGAGAGGATCTCCAGCAGGCGGGCGGCGCCGTAGAGGCCGTCGTCGAAGCCGTACCAGCGCTCCTTGAAGAAGATATGGCCGCTCATCTCGCCGGCAAGTGCAGCGCCGGTCTCCTTCATGCGCGCCTTGATCAGCGAGTGGCCGGTGCGCCACATCTCGGGCTCGCCGCCGGCCTCGTCGATCACCCGGGCCAGGTTGCCGGTGCACTTGACGTCGAAGATCACCTTGGCGCCCGGGTTGCGCTCGAGCATGTCCTCGGCGAAGGCCATCATCAGGTGGTCGGGGTAGATCAGCCGGCCGGAGGGGGTGATCACGCCGAGGCGGTCGCCGTCGCCGTCGAAGGCCAGGCCGATGTCGGCGCCGCTCTCCTTCACCACGCGGATCAGGTCCACCAGGTTCTCGGGCTTGCCCGGGTCCGGGTGATGGTTGGAGAAGGTGCCGTCGATCTCGGCAAACAGCGGCAGCGTCTCGGCGCCGAGCTTCTCCACCAGCGCAGGGCCGAGCTCGCCGGCCACGCCGTTGCCGCAGTCCACCACCGCCTTGAGCGGGCGCGCCAGGCGCACGTCGGAGAGGATTCTCGCCAGGTAGGCATTGCGCACGTCCACCTCGCGCACGCTGCCCGTGCCCTCGGTCAGGTCGCCCGTGGTGATGCGCGTATGCAGGGCGGTGATGGCGTCGCCGGAGAGGGTCTCGCCGGCCAGCACGATCTTGAAGCCGTTGTAGTCCGGCGGGTTGTGGCTGCCGGTGACCATGACGCCGGAGGCGGTGCCGTCCAGCACGTGGGTGGCGAAGTAGAGCACCGGGGTGGGCACCATGCCGATGTCGATGACGTCGCGGCCGGCGGCGTTCAGGCCGCGGGTCAGGGCCGCCTGGAGGCGCGGGCCGGAGAGGCGGCCGTCGCGGGCCACCACCACGGTGGACTCGCCGCGGGCGGCGGCCTCGCTGCCGATGGCGCGGCCGATCGCCTCGACGGCCGGCTCGGTCAGGGTGTCGTCGACGATGCCGCGGATGTCGTAGGCGCGGAAGATGGAGGCGGGAGCGGTCTGGATCTCGTCTGTCATGGGTGTCCTTGTCCTGTGGGTCGCGTCGGGGCGGATGTCAGTGGCGGCCCGAGCTGCCGAAGCCGCCGGCGCCGCGGCGGCTGGCGTCGAAGTCGTCGACCAGCTCGAGCTCGGCCTGCACCACGGGAACAAGCACATACTGTGCCAGTCGCTCGAAGGGCTCGAGGGTGAAGGGGGCCTGGCCGCGGTTCCACACCGAAATCATCAGCTCGCCCTGGTAGTCGGAGTCGATCAGGCCGACCAGGTTGCCGAGCACGATGCCGTGCTTGTGGCCCAGCCCCGAGCGGGGCAGGATCAGGCCGGCGAGGCCGGGGTCGGCGATATGGATGGCGAGCCCGGTGCGCACCAGCTCGCACTGGCCGGGGGCCAGCGTCAGGGGCGCCTCGAGCAGGGCGCGCAGGTCCATGCCGGCGGAGCCGTCGGTGGCGTAGCCGGGCAGATAGTCGCGCAGGCGCTCGTCGAGGAGCTTCACGGCCAGGCGGGGCCGAGCGGCGGGTCGGGGGGTGTCGGACATCGGGAGATTCCAGGGTCGTGGGTCGGATTCAGGGGTGCCGGCGCGCCTGCAGGCAGGCGAGGGCGCGGTGCATCACCGCCATGGCGAGCCGTGACTTGGTCTGGGGTGCGAGCTCTTCCTCGGCGAGAGCGTCGCCTTCCGGCGACGCCTTCTCCTGCCGGGCCGCCTCCCGCCACAGCACCAGGGCGGCGTTGTCGTCGGCGCCGAAGCCGAGCCCCTCGCGGGAGACGTCGTTGGCCACGATCATGTCCAGCCTCTTGCGGGTAAGCTTGTCCCGGGCATAAGCCGCGAGGTCACGGGTCTCGGCGGCGAAGCCCACCACGAAGGGGCGCCGGGCCTCCGGCAGGGCGGCCACGCTGGCGATGATATCGGGGTTCTTGACCAGCCGCAGGGTCAGCCCCTCCTCGCCCTCGACCTTCTTGATCTTGTGCTCGGCGGCCTGCTCGGCGCGGTAGTCGGCCACCGCGGCGCAGCCGATGAACAGATCGCTCTGCTCTGCCAGCCGCATTGCGGCCTCGTGCATCTCGAGGGCCGTCTCCACCTCGAGGCGCGCCACGCCCGCCGGGCAGGGGAGGTTGACCGGGCCGCTGATCAGGGTAACACGGGCACCCAGGGCGGCGGCGGCCTCGGCCAGGGCGTAGCCCATCTTGCCGGAGCTGTGGTTTGAGAGGTAGCGCACCGGGTCCAGCGGCTCCCGGGTGGGGCCGGCGGTGATGGTCACGGCCATGCCCGCGGCCGGGGCGTCGCCGGTGTTCGACACCTGGCTCGCGTCCAGCAGCGCCGCGAGAATCGCCTCGGGCTCCAGCATGCGCCCGGGCCCCACGTCGCCGCAGGCCTGGTCGCCGCTCGCAGGCCCCAGCAGGCGCCAGCCGTCCTCCACGAGCCGGGCGGCGTTGCGCGCCGTCGCCGGGTGGCGCCACATCGCCTGGTTCATGGCCGGGGCCATCACCTTCTCGGCTTCGCTGGCCAGGCACAGGGTGGTCAGCAGGTCGTCGGCCATGCCGGCGGCCAGCCGTGCCATCAGGTCGGCGGTGGCGGGGGCGATCAGGATGGTATCGGCCCAGCGGGCCAGCTCGATGTGGCCCATGCCGGCTTCGGCTTCCGGGTCGAGCAGCGAGGTGCGTACCGGCTCGCCGGTCAGCGCCTGCAGGGTGAGCGGGGTAATGAAGGCCTGGGCGCCCTCGGTCATGACGACGCGCACCTCGCAGCCAGCCTGCTTGAGCAGGCGGGCGAGCACGGCGCTCTTGTAGGCGGCGATGCCGGCGCTGATGCCGAGCAGTACGCGGCGGGAGGGCGATGGCATGGACGAATTCCCGGCGGTGATATCAGCCGCCTACCTTACCACCGGCGCCCCACCTTGCGTAGACGAGCCGACCTCACAGGAAGAGCGGCTACACTGAGCTCAAGAGGACAGGACAAGACAGGGCAGGGAGGCGGCAATGTCGATCAGGAACTGGCCGGAGGGGGAGCGCCCCCGGGAGAAGCTGCTGGCGCTGGGGTCGGAGGCGCTGTCGGACGCTGAGCTGCTGGCGATCTTCCTGCGAGTGGGGCTGCCCGGCCGTTCGGCGGTGGACCTGGCCCGCGACCTGCTGCTGGAGTTCGGTGGGCTGCGCCAGCTGCTGGAGGCGGACCGCGAGCGCTTCTGCGCCGCCCGGGGCATGGGCAGCGCCAAGTACGTACAGCTGCAGGCCACGCTGGAGCTCTCCCGGCGCCACCTGGCCAGCCAGCTGGCCCGGGGCGAGGCGCTGACCTCGCCCACCCTGGTGCGCTCCTACCTCGCCGCGCAGTTGCGCCACCTGGGGCACGAGGAGTTTGCCGCGCTCTTCCTCGACAGCCAGCACCGGGTGATCCGCTACGAGTCGCTGTTCCGCGGCACCCTGGACAGCGCCTCGGTCTACCCCCGGGAGGTGGCCCGTCGTGCCCTGGAGCTGGGGGCCGGGGCGATCATCTTCGCCCACAACCACCCGTCCGGGGTGGCCGAGCCCAGTGATGCCGACCGGCGCATCACCGATCGGCTGCGCGAGGCGCTGGGGCTCTTCGAGATCCGCGTGCTGGACCACTTCGTGGTGGGGGATGGCGAGGTGGTCTCCTTTGCCGAGCGGGGGTGGCTCTAGCGCTTTATCGGGCGCTTTGATAAACTGCGCGCCCGGCTGCGCTCGGTTCCTGGGTTTGACGTCGATCTGACGTCCGGGATTCAGGGTCGCAAGCATGCTCTCCGCCATCGGTTGGCCACGTGCGCCACGCCCCGTTGCGGCGCCACCTTATGCCCTGCTGGATCTGCGCTGCGCGCTTGCCCGGCGTGGCGGTCTCTGGTATAAAGTGCAGCCTTTGAATTCCCTGGGGTCAAATTTCACGGGATCTCCCGGTTTGCCCGACAGGTTTTGAACACTCAGGGTTCGCGCATCAGGCGCCGAACACCTGGCCCAGCGGTTGGAGGCTCCAATGTCAAAAGTATGTCAGGTTACCGGCAAGCGCCCGGTGACTGGTAACAACGTTTCACACTCCCAGCGCAAGACCCGTCGTCGGTTCCTGCCGAACCTGCACACCCATCGCTTCTGGGTGGAGTCCGAGAACCGCTTCGTCAAGCTGCGCGTCTCCTCCAAGGGCATGCGTGTGATCGACAAGAAGGGCATCGACGCGGTGCTCAGCGACATCCGCAAGCGCGGCGAAGCCGTCTAGGCGACCCCGTCTAAGCGATATCCATTCAGGGAGCAGCAGTCATGCGTGACAAGATCAAGCTGGTGTCCAGTGCCGGTACCGGCCACTTCTACACCACCGACAAGAACAAGCGGAACACCCCGGACAAGCTCGAGTTCAAGAAGTTTGACCCGGTTGTCCGCAAGCACGTGATGTACAAGGAAGCCAAGATCAAGTAAGCCTTGGTCGTCTTCCGCAGGTGTTCTTGCCTGTCCCCCTGAACCCGGCTCCACTGGCCGGGTTCAGGCGTTTGTAGGGCTCTTGGCAGAGCCCCCCTTGTGGAGGCCCCCAGGCGGCCGAGCCGAGCGATACATCATGCCCGAACTGCCCGAAGTCGAGACGACCCGCCGCGGCATCGCCCCCCACGTGGAGGGGCGCGAGATCACCGAGGTCATCGTGCGCCAGCCGCGGCTGAGGGTGCCGGTGCCCGCCGACCTGGCCGAGCGCCTGGTGGGGGCGCGCATCGGGACGCTGGCCCGGCGCGCCAAGTACCTGCTGGTGCCGCTGGCCGGGGGCGACTCAGCTTGCGGTAATCTGGCCGGCGGCACCCTGCTGTGGCACCTGGGCATGTCCGGCAGCCTGCGCATCACCCGGGTCGGTGAGCTGCCCAGGAAGCACGACCACGTCGACCTGGTGTTCGAGGATGGCGCCCTGCTGCGCTACCACGACCCGCGCCGCTTCGGCTTCGTCGACTGGCTCGCCGGTACCCCCGAGCAGGACCTGCGCCTGGCCCGCCTGGGGCCGGAGCCCCTGTCGGAGGCCTTCGACGGCGCGCGGCTCTTCGCGCTCTCCCGCGGACGCCGGGTGGCGGTGAAGCCCTTCCTGATGGACAACGCTGTGGTGGTGGGGGTGGGCAACATCTACGCCTCCGAGGCGCTGTTCATGGCCGGCATCGACCCGCGCCGCGCCGCCGGGCGCATCTCCCGCGAGCGCTACGACCGCCTGGCCGCCGCCGCCCGGGAGGTGCTGGCCGCCGCCATCACCCAGGGCGGCACCACCCTGCGCGACTTCGTCGGTGGCACCGGCGAGCCGGGCTACTTCAAGCAGCGCCTCAACGTCTACGGCCGCCACGGCCAGCCCTGCCGGCAGTGCGGCGCCGAACTGCGCCTCGTCACCCTCGGGCAGCGGGCCAGCGTCTACTGTCCCCACTGCCAGACCTGATTCTCGAGAGATTCCCATGACCCTGTCCTCCCTGCGCCTCAACAAGCACGCCGACCGCCGCCTCAAGGCCGGCCACCTGTGGCTCTACTCCAACGAGATCGACACCGGCGCCACCCCGCTCAAGGGCCTTGCGCCCGGCCAGCAGGTGGTGGTGGAGGCCGCCAACGGCAAGGCGCTGGGCGTGGCCTACGTCAACCCGAACTCGCTGATCTGCGCGCGGCTGGTCTCCCGGGACCCCAAGCAGGGGCTCGACCGCTCGCTGCTGGTGCATCGCCTCAACCAGGCCCTGGCCCTGCGCCAGCGCCTCTTCGCCGCGCCCTACTACCGGCTGGTGCACGGCGAGGGTGACCTGCTGCCGGGCCTGGTGATCGACCGCTTCGCCGACACCCTGGTGGTGCAGCTCAACACCGCCGGCATGCAGGCGGTGCTGCCCGAGCTGCTCGACGCCCTGGACAAGGTGCTCGCGCCGACCACGGTGGTGCTGCGCAACGACACCAGCGGCCGCCGTCAGGAGGGCCTCGAGCTCGGCGTGGAGGTGGTCAAGGGCGAGGTGGGTGATCCCGTGCTGCTGGAAGAGAACGGCGTGCGCTTCGCCGCCCCGGTGCTCGACGGCCAGAAGACCGGCTGGTTCTATGACCACCGCGTCAACCGCGCCTGGCTCAACCAGTACGTGGCCGGCAAGCGGGTGCTGGACCTGTTCAGCTACGTGGGCGGCTGGGGCGTGCAGGCAGCCGCCCACGGCGCCCGCGAGGTGCTCTGCGTGGATTCCTCCGCGGCGGCCCTCGAACGGGTGGCCGAGAACGCCGCCCTGAACGGCCTTCACGAGCGGGTGGCGGTGGGCGAGGGCGATGCCTTCGAGGCGCTGGCGGCGCTCAAGGCCGACGGCGAAGAGTTCGACGTGGTGATCCTCGACCCGCCGGCCTTCATCAAGAAGCGCAAGGACAT
The Halomonas alkalicola DNA segment above includes these coding regions:
- the argB gene encoding acetylglutamate kinase produces the protein MTEQTRDPRLVVEVLSEALPYIQRFTGKTVVVKYGGNAMTEDTLIDSFARNMVLMKEVGINPVVVHGGGPQIGDLLRKLNIESRFVNGMRVTDAETMDVVEMVLGGLVNKGIVNLINQCGGKAIGLTGKDGSQIRARQLKVEHQTPEMTVPEIIDIGHVGEVEHISTDLIEMLAERDFIPVIAPIGVDAEGHSYNINADLVAGKVAEALGAEKLMLLTNVAGLMNAEGEVLTGLTTAQVDELISDGTIHGGMLPKIRCALEAVKGGVKSAHIIDGRVPHATLLEIFTNAGVGTLITDTTTDA
- the dut gene encoding dUTP diphosphatase; amino-acid sequence: MSDTPRPAARPRLAVKLLDERLRDYLPGYATDGSAGMDLRALLEAPLTLAPGQCELVRTGLAIHIADPGLAGLILPRSGLGHKHGIVLGNLVGLIDSDYQGELMISVWNRGQAPFTLEPFERLAQYVLVPVVQAELELVDDFDASRRGAGGFGSSGRH
- the rpoH gene encoding RNA polymerase sigma factor RpoH; its protein translation is MSTSLLPVGHLSPGHDLNGYLQAIRSIPLLTAEEESELAFRLHDEGDLEAARRLVLSHLRFVVHIARSYSGYGLPQADLIQEGNVGLMKAVKRFDPNQGVRLVSFAVHWIKAEIHEFVLRNWRIVKIATTKAQRKLFFNPRSAKKRLAWLSGDEVDAIAKDLDVKPEVVRDMEGRLSAHDAGFDAAPGEDEESSWQAPVHYLEDASADPAVRLEESDWEDDATHRLQLALAALDERSRDILQRRWLADEKATLHELADVYGVSAERIRQLEKNAMKKIRQQIGDALAA
- the ftsE gene encoding cell division ATP-binding protein FtsE yields the protein MIVFEHVGKRYGGRFEALANLDFRVRRGEMVFLTGHSGAGKSSLLRLIMRLERPSRGRILVAGHDIDRLHASQVPFYRRQIGVVFQDHQLLHDRSIFHNVALPLEIQGVEPREAARRVRAALDKVGLLHREKALPIELSGGEQQRVGIARAVVNKPALLLADEPTGNLDPQLSADIMGLFEDFNRIGTTVMIASHDLALIARLRHRILRLRDGRLVADQEAA
- the ftsX gene encoding permease-like cell division protein FtsX — its product is MSRRPAPPPPRGARTHRTRSSSRLRGWLRHHRAMALDSAWRLLKAPIGSLVTMLAIAIALVLPAALWLTLDGARLLDAELTESATLTVYLAHHVDEAQAERVEEALAANEAIGRTRLITAAEGMAEFQQALGLADALGRLEENPLPASVVVTPRDPSPEAVRGLAGELEAMTGVEEVRLDLAWIERLRHLAELGRRVALALAVLFGGGVLLVVGNTIRLAVENRRKEIEVVTLIGATHAFVRRPFLYSGAWYGLGGGLLAWGLLTLGSEWLAAPVSALAASYGATFSLPRLGAAGSATLVGCSILLGWLGAWIAVSRHLAEVRPR
- a CDS encoding phosphomannomutase/phosphoglucomutase; protein product: MTDEIQTAPASIFRAYDIRGIVDDTLTEPAVEAIGRAIGSEAAARGESTVVVARDGRLSGPRLQAALTRGLNAAGRDVIDIGMVPTPVLYFATHVLDGTASGVMVTGSHNPPDYNGFKIVLAGETLSGDAITALHTRITTGDLTEGTGSVREVDVRNAYLARILSDVRLARPLKAVVDCGNGVAGELGPALVEKLGAETLPLFAEIDGTFSNHHPDPGKPENLVDLIRVVKESGADIGLAFDGDGDRLGVITPSGRLIYPDHLMMAFAEDMLERNPGAKVIFDVKCTGNLARVIDEAGGEPEMWRTGHSLIKARMKETGAALAGEMSGHIFFKERWYGFDDGLYGAARLLEILSRQDLDADAFFDRYPQDIGTPEINITATDETKFDLVARLAREGEFGEEGVKTTLDGIRVDYPDGWGLCRASNTTPVLVLRFEGKSETALERIKAQFAAALARVAPELDVAL
- the ftsY gene encoding signal recognition particle-docking protein FtsY, with translation MFGFFKRKKKQQEHEATREEQERLEPVAEATEEPEAAAEPEVRAEPELVEPERVEPAEPPVEEAPAEEAPAEEALEARPEPESASAQEHEPAVEPAPEPVVEEADRVEALETREASASAEPLETAAEAPAVEPEAASAQPAAEPEPEPEPEPEPEPEPEPEPEPEPEPEPEPEPEPARAALQEKPQAGEKKGWFARIKAGLGKTRANLTDGLADLFLGKKQIDDDLMEDLETQLLLADVGIEATTEIIDRLTARVSRKELQDSEALYRALQEELAAMLEPVSQPLTLPPKGEGPFVILVVGVNGVGKTTTIGKLTQRFQREGRSVMLAAGDTFRAAAVEQLKVWGERNKVPVIAQHTGADSASVIFDAVAAAKARGVDVLIADTAGRLHNKAHLMEELKKVHRVMGKVDATAPHEVMLVLDAGTGQNALSQASTFNEAVPITGVTLTKLDGTAKGGIIFALAKQLGTPIRFIGVGESLDDLRPFAAGEFVDALFDRDGNDAAQ
- the slmA gene encoding nucleoid occlusion factor SlmA is translated as MTQATPTPSRREQILQALALMLEEDSGKRITVAALAKQVGVSEAALYRHFPSKARMFEGLIEFIEETLFARITRILEESPEALPRCGALLTLLLAFAEKNPGLSRLLDGGVLTGETARLRVRIHQLFERLETQLKQVLREAELREGRRLCLPASAAANLLLAAAEGRISQYVRSDFKRRPTEHWEAQWALLSAQLLRESPQPA